The window CTTTGCTTGTTGTGTGTGGAATGGACATTGGGACGATGTTGGCAAGTCTCTGTGACTCATGGATGACTGCGTCAGTGTACGGTAGGTTCTTTCTGTCCTCTATTCGAACCTGACGACTTCCAACCACCGTGCTAAGCTCCTCCACAACCCGATCTGGATAAAAATACAATTTAGACCTAATGAGCTATGATGCTGCTGTAGCAACAGTTTGATGTGAAAACTGTCTTTGAATCCATCTGGTACCTTGGATATGAGGATACTTGGCCATGTAAAGAAGACACCACTTCAAAGTAATTCCTGTGGTATCAGTTCCAGCTGCAAACAAATTTGTCACACTGTAGAGCAGGTTGTCATCATGGTAGTGTGAATTATTGAGTTCATTCTCCTGGTATAACAAAAAGTAAAGAGAGAATACATTTATTGATCAGTAGTCACGGCCTGGGATTAGACTCACTGCAGTTATGTTGCTCACCTCCAGATTTTGCTTATGGATCAAAAATGCATCCACAAAGCATCTGCACATCTCAGGGTCCAGAGTCTCCTTCAGATCTGCTATAATCTTCCTTGTGTCTGTCTTCCCGGCTTCCACATTCCTAATCACATCCCTCCAGTTTTTAAGGCAAGGGCCCAACCAAGGAAACAAGTTATACATCTGAAAAAGTGCAGAATATAAACCAATTATTGTTGGAATTTAGACAATTATGAAACAAATGAGGGCTTCAATCTAATAAGAACTTCTATGCTGATTAATTTATTTGCTTTTCATCTAATTCTTTCATTTGAATGAAATaggaaaaattgaaaaaaaaaataaaaaataaaaaatcagaatgtatatataaaatacatacatatataatatgtgtatattatatataaaccataatataataataaaaaaaatatatatatatatatatatatatataaaaaagcaaaataaattaaattaaaaaaaaattttaaacggAAGATAAAGTTAATGTAATCACAGCAAATTCTCTTCTGTGTTGGCTGGCCCTACCCAGAgccttttaaaaagtttttataCACCACTCTGGCCCTACTGGGATGTCGGCTCGGTCCTTTATCTGCTCTAACAGTGGCTTGAGGTGGACATCTTTTATTACCATCgttattattgtttttgttaccacttagttatttatttagttgtCTTTAACTTTCTCTCCCTTATTGATTATATTTGTTATATGTATCATCTTCTGGGAGAACACACTCGCACAACAAACCCCCActcactacacacacacacgtaaaaCTTTATCGTACTTTAAACTTTTTGTTGGTGTCCTGTAGgatttcactctttttttcgTGGGTATGTTTTTGTCTTGCATGTTACAATgttttcaaaaaataaaaaataaatctaaaaaaacttaaaacaaacgCTTGCACAACCAATTCTCTGGAAATGGTTGTGCAACCTTTTCTAACCTCTGAGATCTATAAAAATCTCTTATGTCCGCGCAATGATTTACATCCACAAACATGTTGTGTAGATCCAACTTTGATAAATCTCCAttcgcacacacactcacactttgtTGTCATTAATTAGATAAATCAGATCAAATCTTTGCTGGAATATAGAAAAGTCTAAAAGCTAAAGTGCCTTTGTAATTTTATTAATTACAAATGtaaataaaggggaaaaaatgaaGATTTGACAAGTATTTAATGGACTGTGGTCATATTTGACCAGACTTTAAGATTAAAATCAAGGTCAGTTTTCTTACCTGGAGGGAGGCTGATCCCGTCAGATGGATAGTCTCATTATCTCTTTCCACCATTGCTTGGAAGATTTGGTCTTTGTATTCAAATCTTTTTCCAAACATTATAGATGATATAACATTTGAAGCTGCATAATGAATGGCCCGGGTGTTATTGAAGGGTTTACCTGTGACGAAAGTTCGAAAACATTAGTCAGATATGACTTGTTCAAGGTCTGCTACACACTACAAAGAAATGGgttttgcatttaaaaaaaaataagagtttATTCACAACTGTGTATTCCTTGAGTTAAATACTCTATTTAAGCCTTTACCTTAAAACTGTCACCTTTCTCTTTTAATTTGTCTGTCAATTGAACAATATGTGCATCTTACAACTGAAACTACAAAGGATACACACATTTGAACAACCAGTAACTAGTGTCAAGAGAGTTTAAAAATGAACTAGAATAGATTACAATTATTTCTTGTTGTCCCAGTACATACAATAAAGAATACTTAATGCTTATTTAGGAAAAAAGTCGTGAAAATGCTGAGTTGCAACAACCCATTATCGTGGTTTGTTACTTCGTGCCTTCTGCAGCACTTAACACATTTTGGTGTTACAATGACCCAGTTTTAAAGCTATTATTCGTTTAATGTGCAAGTAAATGTGCTGTGCTTTTGAAGACAGAATGTTACCTTCAAATTTGACAAATTCTTCAATCAGATAGTGACATTCttcaattattttttcttcactTATCCTCTTGCCCATTCCAAAATCTTTTAGTGTGGTCAAAGCAAAACGCCTCATTTCTTTCCACGACTCTCCATTGGAAAACAAGATACCTGGAAACAGAATAGGTCATTCTGACGTGAACGTAAATTTGTCACTACCCGCTGAAAACCTTTACTCACCATGCCCTTTGTTGAAATCATAGAAAATTGGAGTGATTTCTCTGTTTCCAAACTCGTCAGCATGGTTTACCAGAGCCTGTTTGACAGTCCTGTAACCTGCCAGGACCACCACCTTCTTTATTCCAAAGTAGATTTTGAACACTGGTCCATATTTTTTGGAAAGctaaaaagaatatatatatataaacacagcTAAAGGTGAGACACGCAGCCGTCAATAACCGCAACCCAGCAGTGTCAACAACAAAGGTGACCAAAAACGGTGTCCTTTCAATGTTCGTTTAAGACAAAGAATACATTACTTACATGGAAAAGACTTTGGTGGATTCTCTTTAGATCCACCTGAAGTAGATTACCAATCAGAGGAAGAGGGCTGGGCCCCGGAGGCTCATTCCTTTCTTTAGAGCCAAAGCTGGTGTAAAGAAAGTGGAGGACCAGCAGACCAACAAGGATCCCCAACAGGGAAACGGAGGTGGACGACTGAAAAATGTCCTCAAACATGTTACTGCAGTCACCTGTGAGCTTCCTCCGACAAACACAAACCTTTCACTGTGCAGCTGTCCTCAATCTGAGTTCAAACTCTTCCACAGTTGGCAAATTGAATCCTCAGTGAAGTGACGGACTAATTGCCTGGTTGTCACTTCCAGAAATTCCTGTTTTGTCCTGTTTGAGAAGTGACCTTTGGCAAATACCCCAGTCTTACGATAAGCCCTTTTAATTATAGCTTTAGGGTGGTGAAAAATGAGTAAATCCTACAGAaactgtttgcttttttttaggggataaagaaacatttgaaaaagtaCCAACAGACAGATGTGATACAACAGCATGAGAAAAAATCTATACCCAAAAATATAACTTCATAATTCTTTAAGGAAAAGCCAGTCTGTGACATGAGCTTGCTGAAATTCCTGACCTATTTCTGTGTGGTTTTCTTGGCAGCAACTTTTTGCAACTTTGGAGTTGAGTTttaaatcctttgtccttcgctTTTTTTACTGAAGGCCTTACAGAACTCATTGGATCTGAGTGGGATGATATTTAGAACGTCGGTACTAAAGGACCAAACTCTAGATGTCAGTTTAGACAGTTAATCAGTGGTAACGCCGTTTATTTTCGAAACGTC is drawn from Odontesthes bonariensis isolate fOdoBon6 chromosome 21, fOdoBon6.hap1, whole genome shotgun sequence and contains these coding sequences:
- the LOC142372186 gene encoding cytochrome P450 2K1-like, encoding MFEDIFQSSTSVSLLGILVGLLVLHFLYTSFGSKERNEPPGPSPLPLIGNLLQVDLKRIHQSLFHLSKKYGPVFKIYFGIKKVVVLAGYRTVKQALVNHADEFGNREITPIFYDFNKGHGILFSNGESWKEMRRFALTTLKDFGMGKRISEEKIIEECHYLIEEFVKFEGKPFNNTRAIHYAASNVISSIMFGKRFEYKDQIFQAMVERDNETIHLTGSASLQMYNLFPWLGPCLKNWRDVIRNVEAGKTDTRKIIADLKETLDPEMCRCFVDAFLIHKQNLEENELNNSHYHDDNLLYSVTNLFAAGTDTTGITLKWCLLYMAKYPHIQDRVVEELSTVVGSRQVRIEDRKNLPYTDAVIHESQRLANIVPMSIPHTTSKDVTFQGYFIKEGTTVLPLLTSVLYDESEWESPHTFNPSHFLDNEGKFIRRDAFMSFSAGRRVCLGEGLARMELFLFFTSLLQLFCFTPPPGVSEDELDLTPVVGFILSPLPQKLCAIRRQ